One genomic window of Azospirillum sp. TSH100 includes the following:
- a CDS encoding methyl-accepting chemotaxis protein — protein MQNASFAGRFKVGTRIQVGFLLILALLVLVAALGVRSLSTVEDGFNRYASISDNSLRLSEIDGSFSDMRRSALNYSFTGNNAVIAPIQAQQKKLVDLLRTARDATLDPGRRANVERMIERIESYNAHFTQLVKLREQRDRLIADEMMPLGVKAREGLSAVVTNGIAAGDFESAAYAGQALETLILARLSAQRFLTEPTDKWAEEMRGRMDGFMKTTTLLASRLTDPVQKRAAEESVQTAARYQESFRRVVAAVNDAQSLAFGIMPKEAEEFASLAEKTITLQSDARTATLTGAQTDMESTAKLLIGMAVGALALGILIALVTARSIVRPVVQMTGAMTDLAAGNLTVDVPALGNRDEIGSMAKAVLVFKENAIEKKRMDEAERERLEAERRAAEAQRAREQAIGEEIATLIDAVSKGDLERRIDLAGKDGFYKTMSEGINRLTDTVEAVIADLGEVLAALAQGDLNRRVTRDYQGAFERVKTDVNATSTRLAEIVGQITQAAETIAAAAAEVSLGSSDLADRTEQQASSLEETAASMEELGATVRSNAENAQRANVMASQARSSAESGGGVAGSAIEAMRRIEESSRKITDIIGVIDEIAFQTNLLALNAAVEAARAGDAGRGFAVVAQEVRQLAQRSAQASKEIKGLILDSDAQVKDGVDLVSKAGDALQGIVSGVQQVATLIAEMASASAEQATALDEINSTVANMDEMTQKNAALVEETTAAAQAMSGQATDLKSLVGFFKFEQAGGFGGTGFGHAAAPRAAVAVHAAPAVATTRRAPAPTRTAAKPAAKPAPRGNGTAHPVATAKPAARADSSARTTAVPVLKHSVSDDDDWKEF, from the coding sequence ATGCAGAACGCCAGCTTCGCCGGCCGTTTCAAGGTGGGCACCCGCATCCAGGTGGGGTTCCTTCTGATCCTCGCCCTTCTCGTCCTGGTGGCAGCGCTGGGCGTCCGGTCCTTGTCGACGGTGGAGGACGGCTTCAACCGCTACGCCTCGATCTCGGACAACTCGCTCCGGCTTTCCGAAATCGACGGCTCATTCTCGGACATGCGCCGCAGCGCGCTCAACTACTCCTTCACCGGCAACAACGCCGTCATCGCGCCGATCCAGGCGCAACAGAAGAAGCTGGTCGATCTGCTGCGCACCGCCCGGGACGCCACGCTCGATCCCGGCCGGCGCGCCAACGTCGAACGGATGATCGAACGGATCGAAAGCTACAACGCCCACTTCACACAGCTGGTCAAGCTGCGCGAACAGCGCGACCGGCTGATCGCGGACGAGATGATGCCGCTGGGCGTGAAGGCGCGGGAGGGGCTGAGCGCCGTCGTCACCAACGGCATCGCCGCCGGCGACTTCGAATCCGCGGCCTATGCCGGTCAGGCGCTGGAAACGCTGATCCTCGCCCGCCTCAGCGCCCAGCGTTTCCTGACAGAACCGACGGACAAGTGGGCGGAGGAGATGCGCGGCAGGATGGATGGCTTCATGAAGACCACCACCCTGCTGGCCAGCCGGCTGACCGATCCGGTCCAGAAGCGGGCCGCCGAGGAGTCGGTGCAGACCGCCGCCCGCTATCAGGAAAGCTTCAGGCGCGTGGTCGCCGCCGTCAACGACGCCCAGTCGCTGGCGTTCGGCATCATGCCGAAGGAGGCGGAGGAGTTCGCCTCCCTGGCGGAGAAGACCATCACGCTGCAATCCGACGCCCGCACCGCGACGCTGACCGGCGCGCAGACAGATATGGAGAGCACGGCCAAGCTGCTGATCGGCATGGCGGTCGGCGCGCTTGCGCTCGGCATCCTGATCGCCCTGGTCACCGCAAGGTCGATCGTCCGCCCGGTGGTGCAGATGACCGGCGCGATGACCGATCTGGCCGCCGGCAACCTCACGGTGGACGTGCCGGCACTCGGCAACCGCGACGAGATCGGCAGCATGGCCAAGGCCGTGCTGGTGTTCAAGGAGAACGCCATCGAGAAGAAGCGCATGGACGAGGCCGAGCGCGAACGGCTGGAGGCCGAACGCCGCGCCGCCGAGGCCCAGCGCGCCCGCGAGCAGGCGATCGGCGAAGAGATCGCCACCCTGATCGACGCCGTATCGAAGGGCGATCTGGAGCGCCGCATCGATCTGGCCGGCAAGGACGGCTTCTACAAGACGATGTCGGAGGGCATCAACCGCCTGACCGATACGGTGGAGGCGGTGATCGCCGACCTGGGCGAGGTGCTGGCGGCGCTGGCCCAGGGCGACCTGAACCGCCGCGTCACCCGCGATTACCAGGGCGCCTTCGAGCGGGTGAAGACCGACGTCAACGCCACCTCGACCCGGCTGGCGGAAATCGTCGGCCAGATCACCCAGGCGGCCGAAACCATCGCCGCAGCCGCCGCCGAGGTGTCGCTCGGCTCCTCAGACCTCGCCGACCGCACCGAACAGCAGGCCTCCTCGCTGGAGGAGACCGCGGCCAGCATGGAAGAGCTGGGGGCGACCGTGCGCTCCAACGCCGAGAATGCCCAGCGCGCCAACGTGATGGCATCCCAGGCCCGCAGCTCCGCCGAATCCGGCGGCGGCGTCGCCGGATCGGCCATCGAGGCGATGCGCCGGATCGAGGAATCCAGCCGCAAGATCACCGACATCATCGGCGTGATCGATGAGATCGCCTTCCAGACCAACCTGCTGGCGCTGAACGCGGCGGTCGAGGCGGCGCGGGCCGGCGACGCCGGGCGCGGCTTCGCCGTGGTGGCGCAGGAAGTGCGGCAGCTCGCCCAGCGCTCCGCCCAGGCGTCGAAGGAGATCAAGGGCCTGATCCTGGACAGCGACGCCCAGGTCAAGGACGGCGTCGATCTGGTCAGCAAGGCCGGCGACGCGCTGCAAGGCATCGTGTCCGGCGTGCAGCAGGTGGCGACCCTGATCGCCGAGATGGCCTCGGCCTCCGCCGAGCAGGCGACGGCGCTGGACGAGATCAACTCGACCGTTGCCAACATGGACGAGATGACCCAGAAGAACGCCGCGCTGGTGGAGGAGACCACCGCCGCCGCCCAGGCGATGAGCGGTCAGGCCACCGACCTGAAGTCGCTGGTCGGCTTCTTCAAGTTCGAACAGGCCGGTGGCTTCGGCGGAACGGGCTTCGGCCATGCCGCGGCGCCGCGCGCGGCCGTCGCCGTCCACGCTGCTCCGGCGGTCGCGACCACGCGCCGCGCTCCGGCTCCCACCCGTACCGCCGCCAAGCCGGCCGCGAAGCCGGCCCCCCGCGGCAACGGCACGGCCCATCCGGTCGCCACGGCCAAGCCGGCCGCCCGTGCCGATTCGTCGGCACGCACCACCGCGGTCCCGGTCCTGAAGCACAGCGTCAGCGACGACGACGACTGGAAGGAGTTCTGA
- a CDS encoding cisplatin damage response ATP-dependent DNA ligase, protein MNRFAALIDALVFMPSRNGKIRLLVEHFATSPDPERGWALAALTGALSFREAKPAAIRELAATRVDPELLALSYDYVGDLAETVALIWPERPERANSLPPSLDEVVEGLQAARRGQVIGLVEGWLDTLDSSGRFALLKLITGALRIGVSARLAKTALAEWGKAVLPEVSVDDVEEVWHGLSAPYPELFAWLEGRSERPATGSGAGFRPMMLSHPLEEEDRAALDPAAYAAEWKWDGIRVQLVARGGERRLYSRTGDDVSGAFPDIVDHMNFDAVLDGELLVARDGVVAPFNDLQQRLNRKTVTAQMLRDGPAWVRLYDILFDGNEDLRGLSFIERRARLERWYEAVQPRRMDLSPLVPFDQWDELVALREGARENGIEGLMLKRRDSAYLAGRPKGPWFKWKRGALTLDTVMMYAQRGHGKRSSYYSDYTFGVWRGEELVPVGKAYSGFTDAELIELDRWVRNHTTRRYGPVREVEAGLVLEVAFDSVHPSNRHKSGLAMRFPRIHRIRWDKPAHEADRLETLAAMVAG, encoded by the coding sequence GTGAACCGCTTCGCCGCGCTGATCGACGCGCTGGTCTTCATGCCGTCGCGCAACGGCAAGATCCGGCTGCTGGTCGAGCATTTCGCCACCTCGCCCGATCCGGAGCGCGGCTGGGCGCTGGCGGCACTGACCGGCGCCTTGAGCTTCCGCGAGGCCAAGCCCGCCGCCATCCGCGAGCTGGCGGCGACCAGGGTCGATCCGGAGCTGCTGGCGCTGTCCTACGATTATGTCGGCGATCTGGCGGAGACGGTGGCGCTGATCTGGCCGGAGCGGCCGGAGCGGGCGAACAGTTTGCCGCCCAGCCTGGACGAGGTGGTGGAGGGCTTGCAGGCCGCCAGGCGCGGGCAGGTGATCGGGCTGGTGGAGGGCTGGCTCGACACGCTCGATTCGTCGGGACGATTCGCCCTGCTGAAGCTCATCACCGGGGCGCTGCGCATCGGCGTATCGGCCCGGCTCGCCAAGACGGCGCTGGCGGAGTGGGGCAAGGCGGTGCTGCCGGAGGTGAGCGTCGACGATGTCGAGGAGGTCTGGCACGGGCTGAGCGCGCCCTATCCGGAGCTGTTCGCCTGGCTGGAGGGCCGGTCCGAGCGGCCGGCCACCGGGTCCGGCGCCGGTTTCCGCCCGATGATGCTGTCCCACCCGCTGGAGGAGGAGGACCGAGCGGCGCTCGACCCCGCCGCCTATGCCGCCGAATGGAAATGGGACGGCATCCGCGTGCAGCTGGTGGCGCGCGGTGGCGAGCGGCGGCTCTACAGCCGCACCGGCGACGACGTGTCGGGGGCCTTCCCGGACATCGTCGATCACATGAATTTCGACGCGGTGCTGGACGGCGAACTGCTGGTGGCGCGCGACGGGGTGGTGGCGCCCTTCAACGATTTGCAGCAGCGCCTCAACCGCAAGACGGTGACGGCGCAGATGCTGCGCGACGGGCCGGCCTGGGTGCGGCTCTACGACATCCTGTTCGACGGCAACGAGGACTTGCGTGGCCTGTCCTTCATCGAGCGCCGCGCCCGGCTGGAGCGCTGGTACGAGGCGGTCCAGCCGCGCCGGATGGACCTGTCGCCGCTGGTGCCTTTCGACCAGTGGGACGAACTGGTGGCGCTGCGGGAGGGCGCGCGGGAGAACGGCATCGAGGGGCTGATGCTGAAGCGGCGCGACAGCGCCTATCTGGCCGGACGGCCGAAGGGGCCATGGTTCAAGTGGAAGCGCGGGGCGCTGACGCTCGACACCGTGATGATGTACGCCCAGCGCGGCCACGGGAAGCGGTCGAGCTATTATTCCGACTACACCTTCGGCGTCTGGCGCGGCGAGGAGCTGGTGCCGGTCGGCAAGGCCTATTCCGGTTTCACCGACGCCGAACTGATCGAGTTGGACCGCTGGGTGCGCAACCACACCACCCGCCGCTACGGCCCGGTGCGCGAGGTGGAGGCCGGGCTGGTGCTGGAGGTCGCCTTCGACAGCGTCCATCCGTCCAATCGGCACAAGAGCGGGCTCGCCATGCGCTTTCCCCGCATCCACCGCATCCGCTGGGACAAGCCCGCGCACGAGGCCGACCGGCTGGAAACGCTGGCGGCGATGGTGGCGGGGTAG
- a CDS encoding pseudouridine-5'-phosphate glycosidase translates to MHPILLPTPEIADALAARRPVVALESTVISHGMPYPQNLQTARALEAEVRAAGAIPATIAVMDGRIRIGLDDEALERLATAGASARKLSRRDLPVAIATGALGATTVAATMIGARLAGISVFATGGIGGVHRGAESSFDISADLDELARTSVCVVCAGAKSILDLPKTLEVLETRGVPVLGFGTDEFPAFYSRRSGLPVDHRCDNVTEVADILRAKWQLGLEGGVLLANPIPPADELDADMMEAAVTRALAEADANGIKGKDITPHLLAALERITGGRSLTANIALIRNNARVAAGVAAALAAP, encoded by the coding sequence ATGCACCCGATCCTGCTGCCGACCCCCGAGATCGCCGACGCGCTCGCCGCAAGACGCCCGGTGGTGGCGCTGGAATCGACGGTGATCTCGCATGGCATGCCCTATCCGCAGAATCTACAGACCGCCCGTGCGCTGGAGGCGGAGGTGCGGGCGGCCGGTGCCATCCCCGCCACCATCGCGGTGATGGACGGCCGCATCCGCATCGGGCTGGACGACGAGGCGCTGGAACGGCTGGCGACCGCCGGCGCATCCGCGCGCAAGCTGAGCCGCCGCGACCTGCCGGTCGCCATCGCCACCGGAGCCCTGGGCGCCACCACCGTGGCGGCGACGATGATCGGGGCGCGGCTGGCCGGCATCTCCGTCTTCGCCACCGGCGGCATCGGCGGAGTCCATCGCGGAGCGGAGAGCAGCTTCGACATCTCCGCCGACCTCGACGAACTCGCCCGCACCTCGGTCTGCGTGGTCTGTGCCGGCGCCAAGTCGATTCTCGACCTGCCCAAGACGCTGGAGGTGCTGGAGACGCGCGGCGTCCCGGTTCTGGGATTCGGCACCGATGAATTTCCCGCCTTCTACAGCCGCCGCAGCGGGCTGCCCGTCGATCATCGCTGTGACAACGTGACCGAGGTGGCGGATATCCTGCGGGCGAAATGGCAACTTGGCCTGGAAGGCGGCGTTCTGCTCGCCAACCCCATCCCGCCGGCCGACGAACTGGACGCCGACATGATGGAAGCGGCGGTCACCCGGGCGCTCGCCGAAGCGGACGCCAATGGAATCAAGGGGAAGGACATCACCCCGCACCTGCTGGCGGCGCTGGAGCGCATCACCGGCGGGCGCAGCCTGACCGCCAACATCGCACTGATCCGCAACAACGCCCGGGTCGCGGCAGGGGTCGCCGCCGCCCTCGCCGCCCCCTAG
- a CDS encoding ligase-associated DNA damage response exonuclease, which translates to MSAAHQSNQDRPHPDTWIRVLPEGLYVEPGGFYIDPVRPVDRAVVTHGHSDHARPGNRAVLATPGTLAIMRQRMGEGVGGSLQALEYGEGLRIGDVAVRLVPAGHVLGSAQVVLEHAGSRVVVSGDYKRRLDRTCAPFEPVPCDVFVTEATFGLPVFRHPPDLGEVQKLLHSMALFPERSHVVGVYALGKCQRLITLLRAAGYDRPIWLHGALEPLCRLYGSLGVELGELRPATVAAKEDLKGALVLAPPAAVADRWARRLADPVVAMASGWMRVRQRARQRGVELPLVISDHADWDELCQTLEDVGAPEVWVTHGREEALVHYATGRGIRARALALIGFEDEDSEGMPEKAGEGEAP; encoded by the coding sequence ATGTCCGCTGCACACCAATCCAATCAAGATCGTCCCCATCCCGACACATGGATCAGGGTCCTGCCCGAGGGGCTGTATGTCGAGCCGGGAGGCTTCTACATCGACCCGGTGCGCCCGGTGGATCGCGCGGTCGTCACCCACGGCCATTCCGACCATGCCAGGCCGGGCAACCGCGCTGTGCTGGCGACGCCCGGCACGCTCGCCATCATGCGGCAGCGGATGGGCGAGGGGGTGGGGGGAAGCCTGCAGGCGCTGGAGTATGGCGAGGGCCTGCGCATCGGCGACGTGGCGGTGCGGCTGGTGCCGGCCGGCCATGTGCTGGGCAGCGCCCAGGTGGTGCTGGAGCATGCCGGGTCGCGCGTGGTGGTGTCGGGCGACTACAAGCGGCGGCTCGACCGCACCTGTGCGCCGTTCGAGCCGGTGCCCTGCGACGTCTTCGTGACCGAGGCGACCTTCGGCCTGCCGGTGTTCCGCCACCCGCCCGACCTGGGGGAGGTGCAGAAGCTGCTGCATTCGATGGCGCTGTTCCCGGAGCGCAGCCATGTCGTGGGTGTTTATGCGCTCGGCAAATGCCAGCGGCTGATCACGCTGCTGCGGGCGGCGGGCTATGACCGGCCGATCTGGCTGCATGGCGCGCTGGAGCCCTTGTGCCGGCTCTACGGCAGTCTTGGGGTGGAGCTGGGGGAGCTGCGGCCGGCGACGGTGGCGGCGAAGGAGGATCTGAAGGGGGCGCTGGTGCTGGCTCCGCCGGCGGCGGTGGCCGACCGCTGGGCGCGGCGGCTGGCCGATCCGGTGGTGGCGATGGCGTCGGGCTGGATGCGGGTGCGCCAGCGCGCCCGCCAGCGCGGGGTGGAGCTGCCGCTGGTCATCTCCGACCATGCCGACTGGGACGAGCTGTGCCAGACGCTGGAGGATGTCGGTGCGCCGGAGGTCTGGGTGACCCATGGCCGGGAGGAGGCGCTGGTCCATTATGCCACCGGCCGCGGCATCCGCGCCCGCGCCCTGGCGCTGATCGGCTTCGAGGACGAGGATTCGGAGGGGATGCCGGAGAAGGCCGGGGAAGGAGAGGCGCCGTGA
- a CDS encoding patatin-like phospholipase family protein — protein sequence MREKSFADLVTSYDRVALVLQGGGALGAYQAGVVEGLFEHDIHPTWVAGVSIGAINAALIAGNPPGLRCAALSEFWSRVAPPSPWEGAEALWRRLDPDGPSIAVLNQWSAWRTALSGQPGFFRPRPAVEWAAAGPFAGPTSFYDTAPLKKTLEDLIDFDRINRGDIRLSLGAVDVRTGNSIYFDTETHRIGPEHVMASGALPPGFAPVEIDGDFYWDGGLVSNTPLDHVLEDQPRRDTLVFQVDLWSATGQVPRRLSEVLERQKDITYSSRTRFNTDKVTYEQTLRNQLVTLLDRLPEDLRDTPEARALRRAACGAAVNIIHLIYRRKSYERDSKDYEFSNAGMREHWESGLADTLATLAHPEWLAMPSRLDGPVTHDVLRDDGKPA from the coding sequence ATGCGCGAAAAGTCCTTTGCCGATCTTGTTACCTCCTATGATCGGGTCGCCCTCGTCCTTCAGGGCGGCGGGGCGCTGGGTGCCTATCAGGCGGGCGTGGTCGAGGGGCTGTTCGAGCACGACATCCACCCGACCTGGGTGGCCGGCGTGTCGATCGGCGCCATCAACGCTGCGTTGATCGCCGGCAACCCGCCGGGCCTGCGCTGCGCCGCACTGTCGGAGTTCTGGAGCCGTGTCGCCCCGCCCTCGCCCTGGGAAGGGGCGGAGGCGCTGTGGCGGCGGCTGGATCCCGACGGCCCGTCGATTGCCGTCCTCAACCAATGGAGCGCGTGGCGGACGGCGCTGTCCGGCCAGCCCGGTTTCTTCCGGCCGCGGCCGGCGGTGGAATGGGCGGCGGCCGGCCCCTTCGCCGGGCCGACCAGCTTCTACGACACCGCACCGCTGAAGAAGACGCTGGAGGATCTGATCGATTTCGACCGGATCAACCGGGGCGATATCCGGCTGTCGCTGGGGGCGGTCGATGTGCGGACCGGCAATTCCATCTATTTCGATACGGAGACCCATCGGATCGGGCCGGAGCATGTGATGGCCAGCGGCGCCCTGCCGCCCGGCTTCGCACCCGTCGAGATCGACGGCGACTTCTATTGGGACGGCGGGCTGGTCTCCAACACGCCGCTCGACCATGTGCTGGAGGATCAGCCGCGCCGCGACACGCTGGTCTTCCAGGTCGATCTGTGGAGCGCCACCGGTCAGGTGCCGCGCCGCCTGTCGGAGGTGCTGGAGCGGCAGAAGGACATCACCTATTCCAGCCGCACCCGATTCAACACCGACAAGGTCACCTACGAGCAGACGCTGCGCAACCAGCTCGTCACGCTGCTCGACCGGCTGCCGGAGGATCTGCGGGACACGCCGGAGGCCAGGGCGCTGCGGCGGGCCGCCTGCGGGGCGGCGGTCAACATCATCCACCTGATCTACCGCCGCAAAAGCTACGAGCGCGACAGCAAGGATTACGAGTTCTCCAACGCCGGCATGCGGGAGCATTGGGAGAGCGGCCTTGCCGACACCCTCGCCACGCTTGCCCACCCGGAATGGCTGGCGATGCCGTCACGGTTGGACGGCCCGGTCACGCACGACGTGCTGCGCGACGACGGAAAGCCGGCCTGA
- a CDS encoding 3-hydroxybutyrate dehydrogenase, with the protein MRLQDKVAVVTGAASGIGLEIARTFAREGAKIVIADLNQAGADAAAASLDASGERALGVAMDVTDEAQVDAGMARAVAAFGRIDILVSNAGIQTVAPVEQFEFAKWKQLLSIHLDGAFLTTRAALRTMYEQGGGSIIYMGSVHSKEASALKAPYVTAKHGLIGLAKVVAKEGAAHGVRANVICPGFVRTPLVEKQIPEQAKELGISEEDVVKKVMLKETVDGEFTTVGDVAQAALFFASFGSNALTGQSLVVSHGWFMQ; encoded by the coding sequence ATGCGCTTGCAGGACAAAGTCGCCGTCGTCACCGGGGCGGCCAGCGGAATCGGGCTGGAGATCGCCCGGACCTTCGCCCGCGAGGGCGCGAAGATCGTCATCGCCGACCTGAACCAGGCCGGTGCCGACGCGGCGGCGGCCAGCCTCGACGCCAGCGGGGAACGGGCGCTCGGCGTCGCCATGGACGTGACCGACGAGGCCCAGGTCGATGCCGGAATGGCCCGCGCCGTCGCCGCCTTCGGCCGCATCGACATCCTGGTCAGCAATGCCGGCATCCAGACCGTGGCGCCGGTCGAGCAGTTCGAGTTCGCCAAGTGGAAGCAGCTTCTGTCCATCCATCTGGACGGCGCCTTTCTGACCACCCGCGCTGCGTTGCGGACGATGTACGAGCAGGGCGGCGGCAGCATCATCTATATGGGATCGGTCCACTCCAAGGAGGCGTCGGCGCTGAAGGCGCCCTATGTCACCGCCAAGCACGGGCTGATCGGCCTCGCCAAGGTGGTCGCCAAGGAAGGGGCGGCGCACGGTGTGCGCGCCAACGTGATCTGTCCCGGCTTCGTCCGCACCCCGCTGGTCGAGAAGCAGATCCCCGAACAGGCCAAGGAACTCGGCATCTCCGAAGAGGACGTGGTGAAGAAAGTGATGCTGAAGGAGACCGTCGACGGCGAGTTCACCACGGTCGGGGACGTTGCCCAGGCCGCCCTGTTCTTCGCCTCCTTCGGGTCCAACGCGCTGACCGGCCAGTCGCTGGTCGTCAGCCACGGCTGGTTCATGCAGTAG